One Vigna unguiculata cultivar IT97K-499-35 chromosome 7, ASM411807v1, whole genome shotgun sequence genomic region harbors:
- the LOC114191829 gene encoding probable methyltransferase PMT3 → MGRGRADGKPRKRLVIPVIVLVIVGAFFYLYSRDSGSSSIEYGSKSLTFGGDESAIPKTIPVCDDRLSELIPCLDRNFIYQTRLKLDLTIMEHYERHCPMPERRYNCLIPPPPGYKIPIKWPKSRDQVWRANIPHTHLATEKSDQRWMVVKGEKIVFPGGGTHFHYGADKYIASIANMLNFPNNIINDEGRLRNVFDVGCGVASFGGYLLSSDVIAMSLAPNDVHENQIQFALERGIPAYLGVLGTLRLPYPSRSFELAHCSRCRIDWLQRDGILLLELDRLLRPGGYFAYSSPEAYAQDEEDRRIWRQMSALVGQMCWKIAAKKNQTVIWVKPLTNDCYLKREPDTHPPLCSPDDDPDAVWGVKMKACISRYSDQMHKARGSGLAPWPARLTTPPPRLADFNYSTEMFEKDMEYWHQEVVNYWKMLGNKIKPETIRNVMDMKAHLGSFAAALKDKDVWTMNVVPENGPNTLKIIYDRGLLGTVHNWCEAFSTYPRTYDLLHAWGIFSDIIEKECSPTDLLIEMDRILRPKGFVIVHDKRSVVVFIKKFLPALHWISVATSNLEKDSSQDKDDAILIIQKKIWLTSESIRVSE, encoded by the exons GGATAGCGGTTCATCCTCTATTGAGTATGGTAGCAAATCTTTGACTTTTGGAGGAGATGAAAGTGCCATACCGAAGACCATTCCA GTTTGTGATGATCGTCTCTCAGAGCTAATTCCGTGTTTGGACAGAAATTTCATATACCAAACAAGGTTGAAGCTTGATCTGACTATTATGGAGCACTACGAGCGACACTGCCCGATGCCTGAGAGGCGCTATAATTGTTTGATTCCCCCTCCTCCAGGATACAAG ATTCCAATCAAGTGGCCCAAAAGCAGAGATCAGGTATGGAGGGCAAATATACCTCATACTCATCTTGCAACTGAGAAATCTGACCAGAGATGGATGGTTGTAAAAGGTGAAAAGATAGTTTTTCCTGGTGGAGGAACTCACTTCCACTACGGTGCTGACAAATATATTGCATCAATTGCCAAT ATGCTTAACTTTCCAAACAATATCATAAATGATGAAGGAAGACTTCGCAATGTTTTTGATGTTGGCTGTGGTGTTGCAAGCTTTGGAGGATATCTTCTTTCTTCTGATGTAATAGCAATGTCATTAGCACCAAATGATGTTCATGAAAACCAAATACAGTTTGCTTTAGAAAGAGGAATTCCCGCATATCTTGGTGTCTTGGGGACATTAAGACTTCCTTACCCTAGTAGATCTTTTGAACTTGCCCATTGTTCTCGCTGTAGAATTGATTGGCTTCAAAGAGATGGGATACTTCTTCTTGAGCTAGATAGGTTACTCAGGCCAGGAGGCTACTTTGCGTACTCATCTCCTGAAGCCTATGCTCAGGATGAAGAAGATCGAAGAATATGGAGACAAATGAGTGCTCTTGTTGGGCAGATGTGTTGGAAAATTGCTGCTAAGAAGAACCAGACTGTCATATGGGTGAAGCCTCTTACAAATGACTGCTACTTAAAAAGAGAGCCTGATACTCACCCTCCCCTCTGCAGTCCTGATGATGATCCTGATGCTGTTTGGGGAGTTAAAATGAAAGCTTGCATCTCACGTTACTCTGATC AGATGCACAAAGCAAGAGGATCTGGTTTGGCTCCTTGGCCAGCTCGATTGACTACTCCACCTCCTCGTCTTGCTGACTTTAACTATTCTACTGAAATGTTTGAAAAGGACATG GAATATTGGCACCAAGAGGTTGTTAATTACTGGAAAATGCTTGGCAATAAAATTAAGCCTGAGACAATTCGGAATGTGATGGACATGAAGGCACATTTGGGCTCATTTGCTGCTGCTTTGAAGGACAAAGACGTTTGGACTATGAATGTGGTGCCAGAAAATGGACCAAACACTCTCAAGATCATATATGATAGAGGGCTGTTAGGAACGGTTCACAATTG GTGTGAAGCATTTTCAACCTACCCTCGAACTTATGACTTGCTCCATGCATGGGGTATATTTTCTGATATCATTGAGAAAGAATGCAGTCCAACGGATTTATTGATTGAAATGGATAGAATCCTGAGGCCTAAAGGTTTCGTCATTGTCCATGATAAGCGGTCAGTAGTGGTGTTTATAAAGAAGTTCTTGCCAGCATTGCACTGGATTTCAGTGGCCACATCTAATCTCGAGAAAGACTCAAGCCAAGACAAAGATGATGCAATTTTGATAATTCAGAAGAAGATTTGGTTGACAAGTGAGAGCATCCGGGTTTCAGAATAG